Proteins co-encoded in one Medicago truncatula cultivar Jemalong A17 chromosome 8, MtrunA17r5.0-ANR, whole genome shotgun sequence genomic window:
- the LOC25502226 gene encoding protein KINESIN LIGHT CHAIN-RELATED 1, translating into MPGLVSPGGPPPRITLPETPTQRSESSKTPTQSPLPNKKPPSPSPSSRSKKKTSETPTTNSLLSEASLDNPDLGPFLLKVARDTIASGDGPAKALDYAIRASKSFERCAVEGEPSLDLAMSLHVLAAIYCSLNRFEEAVPVLERAIHVPDVERGADHALAAFSGYMQLGDTFSMLGQVDKSILMYDQGLQIQIQTLGETDPRVGETCRYLAEANVQAMQFDKAEELCNKTLEIHRAHSEPASLEEAADRRLMALICEAKGDYESALEHLVLASMAMIANGQDNEVASIDVSIGNIYMSLCRFDEAIFSYQKALTVFKSSKGENHPSVASVFVRLADLYHRTGKLRESKSYCENALRIYSKPVPGTTAEEIAGGLTEVSAIFESVDDPEEALKLLQKAMKLLEDKPGQQSTVAGIEARMGVMYYMIGKYDEARSAFESAVLKLRTSGERKSAFFGVVLNQMGLACVQLFKIDEAAELFEEARGILEQECGPCHQDTLGVYSNLAATYDAMGRVGDAIEILEYVLKLREEKLGIANPDFEDEKRRLAELLKEAGKTRDRKAKSLENLIDPNSKRTKKESNKRWPGLGFRI; encoded by the exons ATGCCTGGTCTTGTATCCCCAGGTGGACCTCCGCCCCGAATCACCTTACCCGAAACCCCCACTCAAAGATCCGAATCCTCCAAAACACCAACCCAATCACCACTCCCTAACAAAAAACCACCCTCTCCCTCCCCTTCTTCACGCTCCAAGAAAAAAACATCCGAAACCCCCACCACCAACTCTCTCCTCTCCGAAGCCTCACTCGATAACCCAGATCTAGGCCCATTCCTTCTCAAAGTAGCCCGCGACACTATCGCTTCCGGCGATGGGCCCGCCAAAGCACTCGACTATGCCATCCGCGCTTCCAAATCCTTCGAACGCTGCGCCGTTGAAGGTGAACCGAGTCTCGACCTCGCTATGAGCCTCCATGTCCTCGCCGCTATTTACTGTAGCTTAAACCGTTTCGAAGAAGCTGTTCCTGTTCTCGAACGCGCGATCCATGTTCCTGATGTTGAACGTGGTGCCGATCATGCTCTTGCTGCTTTCTCCGGTTATATGCAGTTAGGTGACACTTTTTCCATGTTAGGTCAAGTTGATAAATCCATTTTAATGTATGATCAAGGACTTCAAATTCAGATCCAAACGTTAGGTGAAACCGATCCACGCGTCGGTGAAACCTGTCGCTATTTGGCGGAGGCGAATGTTCAGGCTATGCAGTTTGATAAAGCAGAGGAGCTTTGTAACAAAACCTTGGAGATTCATCGTGCACACAGTGAACCTGCTTCTCTTGAAGAAGCTGCAGATCGGAGACTTATGGCGTTGATTTGTGAGGCCAAAGGTGACTATGAATCGGCGTTGGAGCATCTTGTTCTTGCGAGTATGGCAATGATCGCTAACGGCCAAGATAATGAAGTTGCTTCCATTGATGTGAGTATTggaaatatttatatgtctCTGTGTCGTTTTGATGAAGCTATATTTTCTTATCAGAAAGCACTTACAGTGTTTAAGTCGTCCAAAGGTGAAAATCATCCTTCTGTTGCATCGGTGTTTGTTCGATTAGCTGATTTGTATCATAGGACAGGGAAACTTCGTGAATCAAAATCTTATTGCGAAAATGCTCTTAGAATTTACTCGAAGCCAGTTCCTGGAACTACTGCAGAGGAGATTGCTGGTGGTTTGACTGAGGTTTCAGCGATATTTGAATCTGTTGATGATCCGGAGGAGGCGTTGAAGCTTTTGCAGAAAGCCAtgaaattgttggaagataaaCCTGGACAGCAGAGTACAGTTGCGGGGATAGAAGCACGAATGGGAGTGATGTATTATATGATTGGGAAGTACGATGAGGCGAGAAGTGCTTTTGAGAGTGCTGTGTTGAAACTGAGAACTAGTGGGGAAAGAAAATCTGCtttttttggtgttgttttGAATCAGATGGGATTGGCTTGTGTGCAATTGTTTAAGATAGATGAAGCTGCTGAATTGTTTGAGGAAGCTAGGGGAATTCTTGAACAAGAATGTGGACCTTGTCATCAAGATACTCTCGGTGTATATAGCAATCTTGCAGCAACTTATGATGCAATGGGAAG AGTTGGAGATGCAATTGAAATCTTAGAATATGTGCTGAAGTTGAGGGAAGAGAAGCTTGGAATAGCAAATCCTGATTTTGAAGATGAGAAGCGTCGTTTAGCTGAGTTGCTGAAAGAAGCTGGCAAGACAAGAGACAGAAAAGCAAAATCTTTGGAAAATCTTATTGATCCAAATTCAAAGAGGACAAAGAAGGAGAGTAACAAGAGGTGGCCTGGTTTGGGGTTTAGAATTTAA
- the LOC25502227 gene encoding uncharacterized protein, which translates to MSIYILTYFKKHNIIPLASFKLAIFNFMDPQLRISIVIFFLLFVELYPARVNSLRIISADIVKPSTEVSFEMKGRLLMKVDTDDYKEYDSNHKNDQGKGKPHG; encoded by the exons atgtctatatatatacttACATATTTTAAAAAGCATAATATTATTCCCCTTGCCTCGTTCAAATTGGCTATATTTAACTTTATGGATCCTCAACTAAGAATATCTATTGTGATCTTCTTTTTGCTCTTTGTTGAACTGTATCCAG CTAGAGTCAACAGTTTGAGGATAATTAGTGCGGATATAGTAAAACCATCAACTGAG GTCTCTTTTGAGATGAAGGGAAGACTGCTTATGAAAGTTGATACGGATGACTACAAAGAATATGACTCTAACCACAAGAATGATCAAGGGAAAGGGAAGCCCCACGGTTGA
- the LOC25502228 gene encoding beta-amylase 3, chloroplastic isoform X1 produces the protein MAISSQSFSPSFISTPNDLTRLPSTFTHFRKTQTRFAVSSRLNSSKSSDAGGSISPENGGEVPYELHHDLSPQRRRLGSPVFVTLPVKSVGLEGKIWRPKAMMLSLKALAAAGVEGVVVEIWWGVVERNQPRVYDWRGYRELVMMACMCGLKVRAVLAFHQHGTDGDDPNGYFFSCHKPQTLEGCPFLCRIPLPLWVLDEIQKDPDLAFSDRFGRRNIEYISLGCDILPVLRGRSPIQAYADFMRDFRDTFRPYLGFIITGVQIGMGPGGELRYPSLSSQKLNMAWSRELGEFQCYDKYMLASLNASARNMGKREWGNGGPFGTGSLTKNPERSEFFRNEGGSWNMPYGKFFLEWYSDMLLLHGERICREAETIFRGTEVHISAKLAAIHWHYVTQSHPSELTAGYYNTFNRDGYLPILRIFSKYGFSMCCSCFEMQDVVMNKINPDCSPEGFLRQLLLAARLCDISLEGQNFSTDLDDDGFTQVLKMSKFYSDGIERRPFSFNFVRMDKNMFEPRNWDRFTRFVRRMSAGNMFRARLNSVGNLQLKTTVAAEVGLLYQLYQYS, from the exons ATGGCGATCTCATCACAATCCTTCTCACCTTCCTTCATTTCAACCCCCAACGATTTAACTCGTCTCCCTTCCACCTTCACTCACTTCCGCAAAACCCAAACCCGATTCGCAGTTTCTTCCCGTCTCAACTCTTCTAAATCCTCCGATGCCGGTGGTTCAATCTCGCCGGAAAACGGCGGAGAAGTTCCCTATGAGCTTCACCACGATCTTTCTCCACAGCGTCGTAGACTCGGATCGCCGGTATTTGTGACGCTTCCGGTTAAATCTGTTGGTTTAGAGGGGAAGATTTGGAGGCCGAAAGCGATGATGCTGTCGTTGAAAGCGCTTGCTGCTGCTGGTGTAGAAGGTGTTGTGGTGGAGATTTGGTGGGGTGTTGTTGAAAGGAATCAGCCTAGGGTTTATGATTGGCGAGGGTATCGTGAACTTGTTATGATGGCTTGCATGTGTGGACTTAAAGTTCGCGCCGTTCTTGCGTTTCATCAACATGGCACTGATGGTGATGATCCTAATGG ctattttttttcttgtcatAAGCCTCAGACTCTAGAAGGTTGTCCCTTCTTGTGTAGGATACCGCTTCCTCTATGGGTGCTTGATGAGATACAGAAAGATCCGGATTTAGCATTTTCTGACAGGTTTGGAAGAAGAAATATTGAATACATTTCCCTCGGGTGTGATATTCTTCCTGTGCTGCGTGGACGTTCTCCCATTCAAGCATATGCAGATTTTATGAGGGATTTTAGGGACACTTTTAGGCCATATCTAGGCTTTATCATCACA GGAGTGCAGATTGGCATGGGTCCTGGTGGTGAACTAAGATATCCTTCATTGTCTTCCCAAAAGCTAAATATGGCCTGGTCTCGTGAACTTGGAGAGTTTCAGTGCTATGATAAG TATATGCTTGCTTCTCTAAACGCCTCTGCAAGAAATATGGGAAAGCGTGAATGGGGAAATGGCGGTCCATTTGGCACTGGAAGTTTGACGAAAAATCCTGAGCGTTCTGAATTCTTTAGAAACGAGGGTGGCTCTTGGAACATGCCATATGGTAAATTTTTCCTTGAATGGTACTCGGATATGTTGCTTCTGCATGGAGAGAGAATTTGTAGAGAAGCTGAAACTATATTTAGGGGTACAGAAGTCCACATATCAGCAAAATTGGCTGCCATTCACTGGCACTATGTCACACAATCCCATCCATCAGAGTTAACAGCCGGCTACTATAATACTTTTAACAGGGATGGATACTTACCAATTCTACGCATCTTTAGTAAATACGGATTCTCGATGTGCTGCTCTTGTTTTGAAATGCAAGATGTAGTTATGAATAAGATCAACCCAGATTGCAGCCCTGAAGGTTTTCTTAGACAACTTTTGCTGGCTGCTAGGCTCTGTGACATATCACTTGAAGGTCAAAATTTTTCAACTGATTTGGATGATGATGGATTCACTCAAGTGCTGAAGATGTCAAAATTTTACTCAGATGGGATTGAGAGACGCCCATTCTCATTCAACTTTGTAAGAATGGACAAAAACATGTTTGAACCACGAAATTGGGACCGGTTTACTCGATTTGTGAGACGAATGTCTGCTGGAAACATGTTTCGAGCCAGATTAAATTCTGTAGGAAACCTACAATTGAAAACTACGGTGGCTGCAGAAGTGGGATTGTTATACCAGCTATACCAGTACTCTTGA
- the LOC25502228 gene encoding beta-amylase 3, chloroplastic isoform X2 gives MAISSQSFSPSFISTPNDLTRLPSTFTHFRKTQTRFAVSSRLNSSKSSDAGGSISPENGGEVPYELHHDLSPQRRRLGSPVFVTLPVKSVGLEGKIWRPKAMMLSLKALAAAGVEGVVVEIWWGVVERNQPRVYDWRGYRELVMMACMCGLKVRAVLAFHQHGTDGDDPNGIPLPLWVLDEIQKDPDLAFSDRFGRRNIEYISLGCDILPVLRGRSPIQAYADFMRDFRDTFRPYLGFIITGVQIGMGPGGELRYPSLSSQKLNMAWSRELGEFQCYDKYMLASLNASARNMGKREWGNGGPFGTGSLTKNPERSEFFRNEGGSWNMPYGKFFLEWYSDMLLLHGERICREAETIFRGTEVHISAKLAAIHWHYVTQSHPSELTAGYYNTFNRDGYLPILRIFSKYGFSMCCSCFEMQDVVMNKINPDCSPEGFLRQLLLAARLCDISLEGQNFSTDLDDDGFTQVLKMSKFYSDGIERRPFSFNFVRMDKNMFEPRNWDRFTRFVRRMSAGNMFRARLNSVGNLQLKTTVAAEVGLLYQLYQYS, from the exons ATGGCGATCTCATCACAATCCTTCTCACCTTCCTTCATTTCAACCCCCAACGATTTAACTCGTCTCCCTTCCACCTTCACTCACTTCCGCAAAACCCAAACCCGATTCGCAGTTTCTTCCCGTCTCAACTCTTCTAAATCCTCCGATGCCGGTGGTTCAATCTCGCCGGAAAACGGCGGAGAAGTTCCCTATGAGCTTCACCACGATCTTTCTCCACAGCGTCGTAGACTCGGATCGCCGGTATTTGTGACGCTTCCGGTTAAATCTGTTGGTTTAGAGGGGAAGATTTGGAGGCCGAAAGCGATGATGCTGTCGTTGAAAGCGCTTGCTGCTGCTGGTGTAGAAGGTGTTGTGGTGGAGATTTGGTGGGGTGTTGTTGAAAGGAATCAGCCTAGGGTTTATGATTGGCGAGGGTATCGTGAACTTGTTATGATGGCTTGCATGTGTGGACTTAAAGTTCGCGCCGTTCTTGCGTTTCATCAACATGGCACTGATGGTGATGATCCTAATGG GATACCGCTTCCTCTATGGGTGCTTGATGAGATACAGAAAGATCCGGATTTAGCATTTTCTGACAGGTTTGGAAGAAGAAATATTGAATACATTTCCCTCGGGTGTGATATTCTTCCTGTGCTGCGTGGACGTTCTCCCATTCAAGCATATGCAGATTTTATGAGGGATTTTAGGGACACTTTTAGGCCATATCTAGGCTTTATCATCACA GGAGTGCAGATTGGCATGGGTCCTGGTGGTGAACTAAGATATCCTTCATTGTCTTCCCAAAAGCTAAATATGGCCTGGTCTCGTGAACTTGGAGAGTTTCAGTGCTATGATAAG TATATGCTTGCTTCTCTAAACGCCTCTGCAAGAAATATGGGAAAGCGTGAATGGGGAAATGGCGGTCCATTTGGCACTGGAAGTTTGACGAAAAATCCTGAGCGTTCTGAATTCTTTAGAAACGAGGGTGGCTCTTGGAACATGCCATATGGTAAATTTTTCCTTGAATGGTACTCGGATATGTTGCTTCTGCATGGAGAGAGAATTTGTAGAGAAGCTGAAACTATATTTAGGGGTACAGAAGTCCACATATCAGCAAAATTGGCTGCCATTCACTGGCACTATGTCACACAATCCCATCCATCAGAGTTAACAGCCGGCTACTATAATACTTTTAACAGGGATGGATACTTACCAATTCTACGCATCTTTAGTAAATACGGATTCTCGATGTGCTGCTCTTGTTTTGAAATGCAAGATGTAGTTATGAATAAGATCAACCCAGATTGCAGCCCTGAAGGTTTTCTTAGACAACTTTTGCTGGCTGCTAGGCTCTGTGACATATCACTTGAAGGTCAAAATTTTTCAACTGATTTGGATGATGATGGATTCACTCAAGTGCTGAAGATGTCAAAATTTTACTCAGATGGGATTGAGAGACGCCCATTCTCATTCAACTTTGTAAGAATGGACAAAAACATGTTTGAACCACGAAATTGGGACCGGTTTACTCGATTTGTGAGACGAATGTCTGCTGGAAACATGTTTCGAGCCAGATTAAATTCTGTAGGAAACCTACAATTGAAAACTACGGTGGCTGCAGAAGTGGGATTGTTATACCAGCTATACCAGTACTCTTGA